Proteins encoded within one genomic window of Haloplanus vescus:
- a CDS encoding DUF7122 family protein: protein MSENDGQQFDRLPATAEDRNVAGRATRAEVVDWWTDRFGVPAETFEGYTFWEKGAGKVWAFAADLPTPTDVEGLGMTFLRTRQEHWKPTTNAVQRFGSLATRNVIELDDDDAVDFLAGEDVDPEWEGDWGYLVVAHELAGGLEPIGVGLYVHDELRSVIPKGRRASLSE, encoded by the coding sequence ATGAGCGAGAACGACGGCCAGCAGTTCGACCGCCTGCCCGCCACTGCCGAGGACCGCAACGTCGCGGGCCGGGCGACGCGCGCCGAAGTCGTCGACTGGTGGACCGACCGCTTCGGCGTCCCCGCCGAGACGTTCGAGGGGTACACCTTCTGGGAGAAAGGCGCCGGGAAGGTGTGGGCCTTCGCCGCCGACCTGCCGACCCCGACCGACGTGGAGGGACTTGGCATGACGTTCCTGCGGACGCGACAGGAGCACTGGAAGCCGACGACGAACGCCGTCCAGCGATTTGGCTCGCTGGCGACGAGAAACGTCATCGAACTCGACGACGACGACGCCGTGGACTTCCTCGCTGGCGAAGATGTCGACCCCGAGTGGGAGGGCGACTGGGGGTATCTCGTCGTCGCGCACGAGCTGGCGGGCGGCCTCGAACCCATCGGCGTCGGTCTGTACGTCCACGACGAGTTGCGGTCGGTGATTCCGAAGGGGCGGCGGGCGTCGCTGTCGGAGTAG
- a CDS encoding DUF790 family protein, with the protein MLTKDLLRVSRAGGGYHPQFADRAHRPLAARVLGTFADHVDRPRATLEDALADLEPDADHFKLVRGFAALCERDATFETRAAVPPERARRLTFEAAEDIGVVTEDDRDRALARAADRLGVDAGALDDALYADRDPRQILSDFDPRWDPDGLVEQYNLSLAQTALFDAVEVRVRSSDPRTLLSAVKRLGLMYEIRRTDAGREVVVTGPDHLFRRTRRYGTAFARLLRSVAKTDDWRLEATVDDRGTERELVLTDDDVSVPGVDPVTEPTYDSGVEADFAARFTALDLDWDLVREPEPLAAGTRVMIPDFAFEYRYADFTVFFEIMGFWTPEYVSKKLDQLATVEDVEMLVAVDESLGVGEDIEARDHRAIPYSGSVRVKDVVDALRHYEEELVAETRATLPDELRPDADVVTLEQLAADHGVSVDALDDVAVPDHDRVGRTLVRPAVLDDLRDRLEPGQTLAEAEAILDEYGVDDTSAVCSTLGLRVEWEGLSGGTLRRAD; encoded by the coding sequence GTGCTCACGAAGGACCTCCTCCGGGTGTCGCGGGCGGGCGGCGGCTACCACCCGCAGTTCGCGGACCGCGCCCACCGCCCGCTGGCCGCGCGCGTCCTCGGCACCTTCGCGGACCACGTCGACCGGCCGCGCGCGACGCTGGAGGACGCCCTCGCCGACCTGGAACCCGACGCCGACCACTTCAAACTCGTCCGGGGGTTCGCCGCCCTCTGTGAGCGTGACGCCACCTTCGAGACGCGGGCGGCGGTCCCGCCGGAACGCGCCCGCCGACTCACCTTCGAGGCCGCCGAGGATATCGGCGTCGTGACCGAGGACGACCGCGACCGGGCGCTCGCCCGCGCCGCCGACCGCCTCGGCGTCGACGCCGGCGCCCTCGACGATGCCCTCTACGCCGACCGCGACCCCCGACAGATTCTGAGTGACTTCGACCCGCGCTGGGACCCCGACGGCCTCGTCGAGCAGTACAACCTCTCGCTGGCGCAGACGGCGCTGTTCGACGCCGTCGAGGTGCGCGTCCGGAGTTCGGACCCGCGGACGTTGCTCTCGGCGGTCAAACGCCTCGGCCTGATGTACGAGATTCGCCGCACTGACGCGGGCCGCGAGGTGGTCGTCACGGGACCGGACCACCTCTTCCGGCGGACCCGCCGCTACGGCACCGCCTTCGCCCGACTGCTTCGCTCGGTCGCGAAGACCGACGACTGGCGCCTCGAAGCCACCGTCGACGACCGGGGCACCGAGCGAGAACTCGTCCTCACCGACGACGACGTGTCCGTCCCCGGCGTCGACCCCGTGACCGAACCGACCTACGACAGCGGCGTCGAGGCGGACTTCGCCGCTCGCTTCACCGCGCTCGATTTGGACTGGGACCTCGTGCGCGAACCCGAACCCCTCGCGGCGGGGACGCGAGTGATGATTCCAGACTTCGCCTTCGAGTACCGCTACGCCGACTTCACGGTGTTTTTCGAGATCATGGGCTTCTGGACGCCCGAGTACGTCTCGAAGAAACTCGACCAGCTCGCCACCGTCGAGGACGTCGAGATGCTCGTCGCCGTCGACGAGAGTCTGGGGGTTGGCGAGGACATCGAAGCCCGCGACCACCGCGCCATCCCGTACTCCGGGTCGGTGCGCGTCAAGGACGTGGTCGACGCCCTCCGCCACTACGAAGAGGAGCTGGTCGCCGAGACGCGTGCGACGCTTCCCGACGAACTCCGGCCCGACGCCGACGTGGTGACGCTAGAGCAACTCGCGGCCGACCACGGCGTGAGCGTCGACGCTCTCGACGACGTTGCCGTCCCCGACCACGACCGCGTGGGGCGAACGCTCGTCCGGCCCGCCGTCCTCGACGACCTGCGCGACCGACTCGAACCCGGACAGACGCTCGCCGAGGCCGAGGCGATTCTCGACGAATACGGAGTCGACGACACCAGCGCCGTCTGCTCGACGCTCGGCCTCCGCGTCGAGTGGGAGGGGCTGAGCGGTGGGACGCTCCGCCGGGCCGACTAG
- the folP gene encoding dihydropteroate synthase — MRNVDAAGLGIGDDYPPRLMGVLNVSEESPYEPSVFDDAGEAAAYVDEELIGEGADIVDVGLESANKRFEVLSAEQELDRLETAVAAMESVSGDAVFSIETRYHEVAEAALDAGFDMVNDICGFADPEMPRVCAERDAAVVKMASPPDLTRPGAIEAVDDIYAALEREGLTEKTIVDPAFGGWSEEKTLEDDRETFHRLREFRALDRPILVSINRKNFLRDLAGRSTEEALPVSLAATAMAVERGAHIVRTHDVAETRDAALVGDAFARERVRHGGEVAVEELDVTSVGDLRRHLDRVDGGSELARRGVVRVFEFADLSPTARETLAEAVSGTNAALAGSGTSRLLVGTPADLSEVVDAASGESSALDAALAAVEEIVE, encoded by the coding sequence ATGCGAAACGTGGACGCCGCGGGGCTCGGCATCGGCGACGACTATCCGCCGCGACTCATGGGGGTGTTGAACGTGAGCGAGGAATCGCCCTACGAGCCGAGCGTGTTCGACGACGCGGGCGAGGCCGCCGCCTACGTCGACGAGGAGCTCATCGGCGAGGGCGCCGACATCGTCGACGTGGGCCTCGAATCTGCGAACAAGCGCTTCGAGGTGCTGTCCGCGGAACAGGAACTCGACCGCCTCGAGACGGCGGTGGCGGCGATGGAGTCCGTCTCCGGCGACGCCGTCTTCTCTATCGAGACGCGCTATCACGAAGTCGCCGAAGCGGCCCTCGACGCCGGCTTCGACATGGTCAACGACATCTGTGGCTTCGCCGACCCGGAGATGCCCCGCGTCTGCGCCGAACGCGACGCCGCCGTCGTGAAGATGGCCAGTCCCCCCGACCTGACGCGGCCGGGCGCCATCGAAGCGGTGGACGACATCTACGCCGCCCTCGAACGCGAGGGCCTGACCGAGAAGACCATCGTCGACCCCGCGTTCGGCGGGTGGAGCGAGGAGAAAACACTAGAGGACGACCGAGAGACGTTCCACCGGCTCCGTGAGTTTCGCGCCCTCGACCGACCGATTCTCGTCTCCATCAACCGGAAGAACTTCCTGCGCGACCTAGCCGGGCGCTCGACAGAGGAGGCCCTGCCCGTCAGCCTCGCGGCCACCGCGATGGCCGTCGAACGCGGCGCACACATCGTCCGCACCCACGACGTGGCCGAGACGCGCGACGCCGCCCTCGTCGGCGACGCGTTCGCGCGCGAGCGAGTGCGACACGGTGGCGAGGTGGCCGTCGAAGAGCTCGACGTGACATCCGTCGGCGACTTGCGCCGCCACCTCGACCGGGTCGACGGCGGCAGCGAACTCGCGCGGCGGGGCGTGGTGCGCGTCTTCGAATTCGCCGACCTCTCGCCGACGGCGCGTGAGACACTCGCCGAGGCCGTCAGCGGGACGAACGCCGCCCTCGCCGGGTCGGGCACCAGTCGATTGCTCGTGGGGACGCCCGCCGACCTGTCGGAGGTCGTCGACGCCGCGTCGGGGGAATCGAGTGCGCTCGACGCCGCACTCGCGGCGGTCGAGGAGATTGTCGAGTAA
- a CDS encoding 6-hydroxymethylpterin diphosphokinase MptE-like protein codes for MNYQTWSHAYEQILADFGYDPAADERARDRLATLTDPFDESRLAAMRGATVAVAGAGPSLTSDRDRRLAAEADVVVAASVAAKRLREAGVAVDLMVTDLDKSPATARTLTREGVPVAVHAHGDNVPAVEEWVPRFDDEHVLPTTQAEPRGPVVNYGGFTDGDRGAFLADAFGADTLVFPGWDFDDEGVSETKRRKLVWAERLLYWLERRRDDHFAVLDGRRDDIASM; via the coding sequence ATGAACTACCAGACGTGGAGCCACGCGTACGAGCAGATTCTGGCCGATTTCGGGTACGACCCCGCCGCCGACGAACGGGCGCGTGACCGACTGGCCACCCTCACCGACCCCTTCGACGAGTCGCGACTCGCCGCGATGCGGGGCGCGACGGTGGCCGTCGCCGGCGCGGGACCGTCGCTCACGAGCGACCGTGACCGCCGTCTCGCGGCCGAGGCGGACGTGGTGGTCGCCGCCTCCGTCGCCGCGAAGCGCCTCCGCGAGGCCGGGGTTGCCGTCGATCTGATGGTCACCGACCTGGACAAATCGCCGGCGACGGCCCGGACGCTGACCCGCGAGGGCGTCCCCGTCGCGGTCCACGCCCACGGCGACAACGTTCCCGCCGTCGAGGAGTGGGTGCCGCGGTTCGACGACGAACACGTCCTGCCGACGACGCAGGCCGAACCCCGCGGCCCGGTCGTGAACTACGGTGGGTTCACCGACGGCGACCGCGGGGCCTTTCTGGCCGACGCGTTCGGCGCCGACACCCTCGTCTTTCCGGGGTGGGACTTCGACGACGAGGGTGTGAGCGAGACGAAGCGGCGGAAACTGGTCTGGGCCGAGCGCCTGCTCTACTGGTTGGAGCGTCGCCGCGACGACCACTTCGCCGTCCTCGACGGCCGGCGCGACGACATCGCCTCGATGTAG
- a CDS encoding RsmB/NOP family class I SAM-dependent RNA methyltransferase, with translation MTPLERYESLVDDFEAFRQACERPLPSVVRVNTIKATVDRATDALDAEGIAHEPTDWHPGVFRLPNDSPGRNWPHAHGWIHGQEEVSNLPARVLDPQPGERVWDTCAAPGSKTTQLAALMDDRGLLVGNDNNLGRLSALRHNAERLGVTNLVVTNQDARNFSLKPLGENAADDRGVDAFDRVLVDAPCSCEGTIRKNPDAFDTWSLDHVHSVAGVQKGILRRAIQATRPGGTVVYSTCTFAPEENEAVLDHVLDEEDCRLVDFETPLDGVPGVTEWQDEAYDPSVEKALRIYPHHNDTGGFFCAKLEVGA, from the coding sequence ATGACTCCGCTGGAGCGGTACGAATCGCTCGTCGACGACTTCGAGGCGTTCAGGCAGGCCTGCGAACGGCCCCTCCCCTCGGTCGTCCGCGTCAACACCATCAAGGCGACGGTCGACCGCGCGACCGACGCCCTCGACGCCGAAGGCATCGCCCACGAACCGACCGACTGGCACCCCGGCGTCTTCCGACTCCCGAACGACTCGCCGGGTCGAAACTGGCCCCACGCCCACGGCTGGATTCACGGCCAAGAGGAGGTGTCGAACCTCCCGGCGCGGGTTCTCGACCCCCAACCCGGCGAGCGCGTGTGGGACACCTGCGCCGCGCCGGGGAGCAAGACCACCCAACTCGCGGCGCTGATGGACGACAGGGGCCTCCTCGTCGGCAACGACAACAACCTCGGGCGCCTGTCGGCGCTCCGACACAACGCCGAGCGCCTCGGCGTGACGAACCTCGTCGTCACGAACCAGGACGCCCGCAACTTCTCGCTGAAACCGCTGGGCGAGAACGCGGCCGACGACCGAGGCGTCGACGCCTTCGACCGCGTCCTCGTCGACGCGCCCTGTTCCTGCGAGGGGACGATTCGGAAGAACCCGGACGCCTTCGACACGTGGAGTCTGGACCACGTCCACAGCGTCGCGGGCGTCCAGAAGGGCATCCTCCGGCGAGCGATTCAGGCCACTCGCCCCGGGGGCACGGTCGTCTACTCCACCTGCACGTTCGCCCCCGAGGAGAACGAGGCGGTCCTGGACCACGTCCTCGACGAGGAGGACTGCCGCCTCGTCGACTTCGAGACGCCTCTCGACGGCGTCCCCGGCGTCACCGAGTGGCAGGACGAGGCGTACGACCCGAGCGTCGAGAAGGCGCTTCGCATCTACCCACATCACAACGACACGGGCGGGTTCTTCTGTGCGAAACTGGAGGTGGGCGCATGA
- a CDS encoding alpha/beta fold hydrolase, whose amino-acid sequence MAYFETNDGVPIYYEDRGEGDPILLIHGWTMNSTYWWQRNVDPLVEAGHRVVTMDLRGHGKSGKTDAGHTLAQYARDVRELLDHLDLTGVTPVGWSMGTAVILNYVDQFGTDGLAKVVFVDQSPNFHTDDEWEHGLLGTFSGEAATELATNLEYDRPSAGKPFVQAMFADTIDDDLVDEMYAETTKTPTSVTIDIFLDMSYGDLRPVVSEVDVPALLIYGEQSDIFPTDVGAWLEAEMPDATHLRFEESGHCPFWEEAERFNEELAQFV is encoded by the coding sequence ATGGCATACTTCGAAACCAACGACGGTGTTCCGATTTACTACGAGGACCGCGGCGAAGGTGACCCGATTCTCCTCATCCACGGGTGGACGATGAACTCGACGTACTGGTGGCAACGCAACGTCGACCCCCTCGTCGAGGCGGGCCACCGGGTCGTGACGATGGACCTCCGCGGCCACGGCAAGTCGGGGAAGACCGACGCGGGACACACGCTTGCGCAGTACGCCCGCGACGTGCGCGAACTGCTCGACCACCTCGATCTGACGGGCGTGACGCCGGTCGGGTGGTCGATGGGGACCGCCGTCATCCTCAACTACGTCGACCAGTTCGGCACCGACGGCCTCGCGAAGGTGGTCTTCGTCGACCAGAGCCCGAACTTCCACACGGACGACGAGTGGGAACACGGGCTGCTGGGCACGTTCTCGGGCGAGGCGGCGACCGAACTCGCGACCAATCTGGAGTACGACCGACCGTCCGCGGGCAAGCCGTTCGTACAGGCCATGTTCGCCGACACCATCGACGACGACCTCGTCGACGAGATGTACGCGGAGACGACGAAGACGCCGACGAGCGTCACCATCGACATCTTCCTCGACATGTCGTACGGTGACCTCCGCCCGGTGGTGAGCGAGGTGGACGTGCCCGCCCTGCTGATATACGGCGAGCAGAGCGACATCTTCCCGACGGACGTGGGGGCGTGGCTCGAAGCCGAGATGCCCGATGCGACGCACCTCCGCTTCGAAGAGAGCGGCCACTGCCCGTTCTGGGAGGAGGCCGAGCGGTTCAACGAGGAACTCGCGCAGTTCGTCTAG